DNA from Pirellulaceae bacterium:
TTGGCTGTTGGCAGTGCTCCACGTTGGGTCTTCCAGCAAATAGGCTGGGACGCCATAGCCTGAAGCAATTTGTATCACGCCTTTTGTTCCCACAATTCGCAGACCAAATCGACTCGGCGATCCACCGGCATTCTTGCGAGAACTCCAAAAACCGAGGACTGTGCCCGCAAATTCGTACATGGCGACGAGTTGCGTACCGGCGAGCGGACCGAGCCCTTCGTTACCTTCGTGAACTGACCGGGCGGTTACGAGCTGATCGTCATCCCATAAGGTGGCATGACAACGAATGGGAGCACCCGCGATAGCGTGCATCGAGTCCAGGACGTGAGAACCCAGTACCCAGAAGTCCTCACCGCCACCACGTGCGTCTTCTTTACCGCGCCCATGCAATTCGAGCACATCGCCAATCGCTCCTTCGGCAATTAACTTCTTGACAACCGCCAATTGGGGAGAGTACCGGCTAATGTGAGCCACTGCCAACTTAACATGTCGCATCTCACAGGCCTGAATGATCTCATCAGCCTGGTTCAAATTCTGACAAAACGGCTTTTCCATGTACATGTGGCAGCCGTGTTCGGCGCAGGCCAGGGCGATGGCGTGGTGCTGGTCTGCCCACCGAGGAGCCACGGCAACAATTCGTGGACGTTCCCGTTCCAGCATCTGCCGGTAGTCGTCGTAGCCACGCCGCGCTCCCGTGCGCTGAACCGCTTTGCCTAAGCCTTCAGGGACCGGGTCGGCCACTGCGACAACCTGAAAGTTTGGCAGTTGTTGCCAACAGGTATCCAGCCCGTGGCCGTAGTCCCCTCGCCCCGTGTGACCGATGATTGCCACTGAATACTGCGACACGACAACTCCTGTAAATTGAGGTATTCGATTGCGCCCGACGTGCCAATTCACACAGATCGGGGACTGGCCCAATGCCCAGACCGATATTCGCGATGCATCAAACCACTAGCTGGCGGGTCGTCGACAATGGTATGTTGCAACGGATCGTAGCGAATCACACGACCGATGCGCGCTGCAATATTGCTCAAGTGTACAATGCCGGCTGATAGTCGCCCTGCAGCGATGTCTGCGTTGCAAGTCGTTGAATCATCGCGAATCGCTTGTAAAAAATTGTCGTAATGGTCGGACAGTTCGGGCCGCCCCTCACGTTGGGCTCGTAGCTCATTGCGTGGACCATACAGCTTCCAACCCACGTTATGGCCGATGACCACATAGCCATCCGTACCATAGAAGGCAGCCCCGTTTTCGTAGCCTTCTTGCACGTAGGGACTCCAAATCCGCTGTTCGAAAATCAATTGTCGCGTACCACGAGGTGCTTGCGCATCTTGAAATTCCACTACCGAGTATTGCGTATCAGGAAACTGCTGGTCATCGTCGAAGAAACACTTGTTACCGATGCAGGTCACGCTGCTGGGAAAGTGGCTCACGCCCAGTCCCCACACGGCAACGTCGATATCATGCACCCCATCATTGCCTATATCACCGCAGCCGAAGTCGTACCACCAGCGCCACGTTCCATGCAATAGATTTGCGCGGTACGGTACAGGTTGTGCTGGGCCAAGCCACAAGTCGTAGTCTAAGTCTGGCGGTGGATCGGCAGATTGAAGTCGTCCAATCGATCCACGTCGTTGACTGTTCCAGGCTTTGGCAACCAGCACTTGACCGATTTCGCCGTGATGCACACGACGAATTGCCTCGCGAACGCAGTCTGAACTGCGGCTCTGCGTACCGACTTGCAACTGCTTTCCCGAACGAGCAACAGCTTGCTCCAGCAACTGCCCTTCGTGCAAATTGTGGCAACAGGGCTTCTCCACGTACACATGTTTGCCGGCTTGAAGTGCTAGTATGGCTGCAGGCGCGTGCCAGTGATCTGGTGTGGCGATCCATACCGCTTCGATTTTGCGATCGTCCAGCACCCGCCGCATATCGGATGTCACTTGAACGTCGTGACCGGACAACTCACGTGTCAACGCGGCGGCGGCTTGTAGACGACTGTTGTCAACATCACACACCCAGGCTATGTCAACATCGGACCGCCGAGCCAATTGACGCAAATGATTCATCCCCATACCGCCCGCACCAATCAGAGCTATCGGCAGACGCTGCTGAGAGTCTGCAGCTATCAGCGTCGTAACGCCGCCGAGTGCAGCGCCGACCCCGGCAGCGTTGCGCAAGAACTCCCGGCGTCTCGGTGGCTTCGCGGACACGCTGGATGTTGGTAACTGCTGAGACATGTCGGTTCTCCTAGCGCGGATGTGTTGTCAGGGCTAATGCCTTGCTATGATACAGCATATGAGAGCAGATCCGGTGTTGGCTCTGGAACAATAAGACAAAATCGACGCTGGAGCCTAATAATTCGCTGAGAATACATCCGTTTCAGGTGCCCCTGTCTGCTACCCACCTTGATTTCGCCGCATTTCGCTTTGGAATCTGCGGCGCATGAGATGATCGTAGCAGGCTGGTGCAAACCGAGTCATAAAATAGGATAATTTGCCAAGGGGCGACAACACGATCTGTCGGCGATTGCGGACGCACGCGTGATAGATCGACTGGGCAACGTAATCGGCTGACAGCACGCCACCGGTTGTTGAACGCGCAAAGTCGATTCGCGAACCATCCCCTTTGAGTCCACGCGATGCGAATTCGGTTTCCACAAATGATGGACAGACCAACGTCACGCGCACTCCCAAGTCTGAGAGTTCACCACGCAATGTTTCGAAAAAACCGTGCACAGCATATTTGCTGGCACAATAGCCGGTACGGCCAAGCAGCGGTGCAAACCCCGCGATACTGCTCAACACTACAATGTGTCCCCGACTGGCCAGCAGCGGCTCAATGGCTGCTTGGGTTAAGGTGACGGCACCAAAAAAATTGACTTCCATGACACGGCGGTAGACTGCCAGTTGCGTCTGCAGGAACGAGCTGACCTGAGTAATACCCGCGCAATGGATCAACACATCTAAGCTTCCATGCCACTGAAGAACTTCAGAAACCAATCGCTGGCAGGCCTCTAGGCACGTAACGTCAGTCTTAAAATCGCGACAGTCGATTCCAGTTTGGCGCAGCCTTTTGGAATGAGTATCCACATCGGCTGCATTGATGTCAGCCAGCGCGATATGCGCGCCGGCTCTACCGAATCTCTCAGCCACTGCTAAACCAATGCCACCCGCGCCACCAGAGATCAAGACTATTTTTCCGGCGTACTTACTCATGAGTGATTGGACCTGCACTGGAGATAGTAACGGAATACCTGTTCCGTAGTCATCTGCGGAACATAGCCGAACTCTCGCTTCAATTTCTCATTGGAGAGCACTGGCCGGTAACGCAAGAAATCAACCTGCTCGGGACCGAAGTGTGTTAGCCCAAGAGCACGTAGGCTCCACAGAATCGCACCGAGTGTTCGCGGTGATAACTCGATTAGAGCTTTATTCTGAATGGCGGCCATCTGGCGCATCGTCAGCACACCATCTGCGGCCAAGTTGAAGATACCAGTGGCCCAGCGCTGTATGCCCAGCGCAATACACTGTGCGACGTCTTGATCCCAAATTAGTACAAACGGCACATCACTGCCCTTGATGCTCAGTAGACGGCGACGGTCAAAGAGTCGCGTAATGGCGTTGTGGGTGAACTGACCAAGAATCGTTCCAGGCCGAAAGATCAACTGTCGAAGCTGGCTGTCCGAACGTCGGTATTTGGCCAGCAGCTCCTCGACTTGACGCTTGTGGTCCGCGTAGGCGAAAGATGGATTACCACGCAGCGGGCAGTCTTCGGTCAAGGGCATTGGATTATCGGCGTAATACCCGTAAGCGGCACCGCTGGAGGTGACGACCAACTGCTTCACGTTTGCTCTGAGGCAGGCTTCGATTACGTTTCGCGTTCCTAAAACGTCAACCGAGTATTCGAATGGTCGCTGTTTCGGGCCTCCTGGATGGACAATGGATGCCAGGTGCACCACCGTATCGACTTGTTCTTGCCGCAAGAGATTCGCCAGTTCCACATCGCGCACGTCGATCTGGCGGTAGCTGGCGGCTTCCAGTCGCTGTGGTTGGCTAGGACACCGTATATCGGCACACACGACATGCGAGAACAGTTCGCGTTGCTGCAAAAGTCGGCTGGCGACTTCACGACCGAGATAGCCTGCGCCGCCCGTGACCAGGACTCGACGTGTCTGTGGACTCATGGAATTGCATTGGCCGGTCGACGCGACCAGAAGAGTGCTAGCGGCAAGCCCGTCAAGATATGCCAGATGCCCCACCACCCGGCAATCAGTGCCATGCCCCCCAGGCCACTGAAAAACGTAAAAATGAGAGACAACCCCAGAGCTGAATTCTGAATTCCTACTTCGAGTGCTAAGGCCCGACGATCTTGCTCAGGCAAGCCAACGGCTGTGCCGCTGAAATACCCAAGACCCAACGCCAACGCATTTTGCACAGCCACAGCCAGGGCTATCCAGCCAATCCATTGCCAAAACAGATGGAAGTTGCGCGAAAACACGAAGCCTACAAAACAAACGAAGAATAAGATGGAAAAAATCTTTAGCGGACGATGTAATCGATTGGCCAATTCCGGCAGCGCTCTTGCGCACAGCATCCCGGCGACCAAGGGCAATCCTAGGATGACGGCAATCGTCCCCAACAGATCGATCGGCTCCAACCGAACTTGCTGCAAGATGGCCGCCGTATCGCCTCGCAGACCGCCCCAAAAAGCCAGATTCAGGGGAGTCATGACAATGGCCAGGGCTGTTGATACCGCCGTCATCGTAACCGACAGCACGGTCGTTCCACCCGCCAAGTGAGTCAGGAAATTCGACAGATTGCCGCCGGGGCAGGCTGCAACCAAAATCATCCCTAGCGCCAAGCTGGGTGAGACCTGGAGTGCAAAAGTCAACAGAAAGCTCATAGCAGGCAGCAAAACGAATTGGGCCAACAACCCGACAAACGGTGCCAACGGAGCCTCTGCAATGCGCCGAAAATCAGCAGGCCGCATATCGAGCGCGACTCCGAACATGATGAGCGCGATAACGCCGTTGAGCAGTCCTAAGCCACCGCTGTCAAATTGCAATTGAGCGTCATCGATGGACATGCTGAAACACCTAGCCGTAATGGCTCAAACAACACTGTTGCCATAGTAGGCTGGCGTGCACTTGAAACGACGCAATTTGAGAGCACGGTATCATCGTCCACTGGGTTCCTGGTGCATTTTCTTAAACTCCAGCAAACTTGGCGCCCACATGTGCCGGACTGGATCAACGTCTACGTGAACTACGGTACAGCGACCGGAGGCCAGAGCGCGCTCAATAGCTGGACGGAGCTGATCGGTGTGACTGACCCGTTCGCCGTGCGCCCCCATCGCCTCCGCCACCCGATCAAAGGCAATTTCATCAAAGTCGGCGTTAATGGTCTCCTCTGGTCCGAGCGACTTGCGGATCAAGGTTTTGATGGGACGGAGTGCGAAAGATTGGTTCATTTTGACCATCCCCCACTGCTTGTCGCAGCAAACAAGATAGATAACGGACAAGCGGTTGCGCACAGCCGTCTCGATCTCTTGAATGTTAAAGCCCATAGCGCCATCGCCTATGATGCAATAGACTTGACGGTCGGGATGAGCCACTTTGACGCCCAAAGCTTGGGCAACTCCGGCACCCAACATTCCAAACTTGGGGGTTCCCAGCACGGTCATTGGCGTGCGAATCTGGTGATAAAAGTTCCCCCACACCGCTGTGTTGCCGCCGTCAATGACATAAAACGCGTCGTCGCGAAACGTCTCTTGGCAGGCGCGCGCAACGTGGGCGGCTGTCAGTGGTGCGTCAGATTGCTTCCACAGACTATCCAGTTTGTCGCGCTGTTGGTGTTGCAGCTGTTGGTATCTGGCAATGGCTTGGCGTCGCGCCGCCAACTGCTTTTCGCCGATTCTGTCAGCTAACAGGTCGACTAATTGCGTAAGAAACAGGCGAGCATCACCCAGGATGGCCAGATCCACCGGCTTGTTCAAGCCGAGAATCTCCTCGTCGATGTCAACTTGAATGTGTGTTTGTTGACTTGGCTGCCGCCAATGGGGTGCCTTGCCCCACCAATCCGTTTCGCCGATCCTTGAGCCAAGGGTCAAAACGCAGTCAGCATCGTTTCGGACCTGATTGTTTAGCGCCACGTAAATCATGGGAATGCTCAGCGGACTGCTTTCGGCGATGGCTCCCCGAGCTGCCCAACTGGTGGTCACCGGTGCCTGCAGCGTTTCGGCAAGCCGGGTCAGTTCGCCGGCAGCCAGAGCATGCACGATGCCGCTGCCTGCATGAATCATCGGCATTTGAGCCTCAGCCAGCAGTTCGGCAGCTTGCCGCACCAATTGCGGATCGGGAACAATCGGTGAGGTGCGACGGTACGATTCGGGCCGGGGAATGGGAGCGATTAACTGCTTTCCATTCAGGATATTTTCCGGGATATCCAAATGCACAACACCTGGCCGGCCTCGATAAGAAATACGCAGTGCCCGCTTCATCAATTCCAGAATGCGGTCTGGCGATGGCACTACACCACTCCACTTGGACATGGCCTTGATCGCACCGACTTGATTGAAGTACTGATAGCTACCCCCGCGATCGGGATAACCAATGCCGGATCGGCGTGTGCTGGTGAGCACCAACACGCGATTGCCTTCGCCGTTTTCTACTGCGATGCCGGGCAGAACATTTGCAACCCCCGGTCCGTTGCTGGCCATACACACTCCTAGGCGACCGGTCGTTCTGGCGTATGCCGCCGCCATGTGAACCGCACAGGCCTCGTGGCGAGGACTAATCAGTTGAATCCCGTGCTTGCCCAACGAAGAGTACAAACCGAAATACGTTCCGTCGATAATTCCGAATACGTGCCGCACGCCCTCGGTCGCCAACATGCGAGCGACAGCATCACCACCCAGCATTCGTTCCACTACGTGACCCCCAATGAATACTAACGCACTGCAGGCAGCACTAGAGCTGTCAACTCTCGGTAGATGCTGGTTTGAGGCACACGACTATCGACAATGGATAACCCGCCAATGCTGCGGTTGCCGTACATTGTATTGGCTTCATCTATCTGGCTGGCGAGCATGCGGACTATGGAGATGCAGACCAGCCATGCTTCATTTTTTGCTGTCATGATGTTCAGCAAGAGCAACAACGAAACTCGAATAGAAAACGTTACTCAGTGGTCAAGCGGAACTACACCAATGGGTCAGATCGCCTTGATCAACTCCCTCTGTCGCACGCAATTAGGCGGGCAAAGTATACCTTATGGCCGACTTACCGCAACGAACTTTTCCATAAGCCAATTGCGCTCTCCAGGATATTTCTTCCCTAGGTGACCACTCCAGAGGTTGTGGCGCCGAGTACGGTTGAGTGCGGGCCGAACTGTTACCGATGCTCGTGATTGAAGGCTAATTCGGGCCGTGCTTTGCGTCTGGTCGCCATTGGTGGTATGATAAGGTTATACCACAATCCCTTCGACAAGGGATTTTATCCTGCCCTAGCTGGCTGTTGAGGGCCAGCTGGAACAGGGTTAGTCTTTAGGCTGACCCTGCCTACCGTTGCCCAGAGTTAAACTCGATGACCGCAATCCTGCTGCTCAAGCCCGCCAATCAAGCTGCAAGTCGTGCCGAACGATCTGTAAGTGCGCGCTTTCGCGGGGTTTCCCGGCACGTAATGATGGCACTGTGTGCAGTGTTTGTATTGCTGGAAACATTACATAACCAGGGGCGCGTGTTCGCTCAAGAACCCGTTCCCATTCGGGCGACTGTCGTGCACCGGGAAGTGGTTCAAGAGGTGCAGACTTTCATTGGAAACGTAACTCCGATTCGCAAGGCGCTCATCGGTAGCGGCGTCGAGGGTCGCGTGGCGGAATTAATGTTTGAAGCCGGTGACGCCGTGATACCCACATCCAGCCCGACCGACCCATTGACGGCTGATTCCTGGCAGCTGGGGGTCCCGCTGGCTCGGCTGCAAACCGATACCGTCGATATCGAACTGGCCGCCGCGCGGTCTGAGTTGAAGTCTCGTCAAGCCATGCACGCCGAGTTGCAAGCCGCATTACCAACCGAAATTCGCCAGGCAGAAGCGACTCAGCGGGCGGCTCAGTCCCGTTTTGAATTGGCCAAGCGGCAGCGGGAACGCGCTGAATCGCTGATGGAGCGTGGACGAGTTGTCTCCGAAAGCGAACTCGAACTGGCGCGCTCGGCGCATCAAGCGTCGCACTTTGAGCTGTTAGCTGCTGAGGCCGACTTGGATCGAATTCAAGAGACACAGCATGCGCGCATGGCACGGCTGGAAGCCAGTATTCTCAATCAATTGGAAGCCATACGTTTGCTGGAAGATCGTCGTCGCAAACATACAGTTTTTGCTCCGTTTGAAGGGATTGTCAGCGCGCGACACGCAGAGCTTGGACAGTGGCTAATGGTGGGCGCGCCGGTGGCCGAAGTGGTGCAAATGAACCCAATTGAAGTCGTGATTACGGTGCCCCAGAATAGTCTGCGCGACTTGCAGCGGTCGATTTCTCGCACTTCGGCAGCACAAGGTCTTTCAGCCAGTTCTGCGTCAACGACGTTGCGACCTGGACTGGCAGCGCAGGTGGTGGTCCATGAAGAAGATCCAGCTGTTCAGGGTGAGGTCATTGCTGTTTTGCCTGCTGCCGATCTGCTGTCGCGGTCTTTCCCGGTCAAGATTCGGGCTCGTAATCCTCGAACGGAATTGGGGTTTCAATTACTTCCCGGCATGCTGGTCAAAGTTCAATTGGCCATTGGTCAGCGACAGCAGCGGTTACTGGCCGACAAAGATGCGCTGGTATTGAACAAAGACGGTCAGTTTGTCGTGCGCGTCGATCGCTCGGTGCAGCCACATCGGGCGCAATTGGTTCCGGTCAAGCTGGGCGCTACGGTGGATCATCGCGTGGAGTTG
Protein-coding regions in this window:
- a CDS encoding SDR family oxidoreductase, which translates into the protein MSPQTRRVLVTGGAGYLGREVASRLLQQRELFSHVVCADIRCPSQPQRLEAASYRQIDVRDVELANLLRQEQVDTVVHLASIVHPGGPKQRPFEYSVDVLGTRNVIEACLRANVKQLVVTSSGAAYGYYADNPMPLTEDCPLRGNPSFAYADHKRQVEELLAKYRRSDSQLRQLIFRPGTILGQFTHNAITRLFDRRRLLSIKGSDVPFVLIWDQDVAQCIALGIQRWATGIFNLAADGVLTMRQMAAIQNKALIELSPRTLGAILWSLRALGLTHFGPEQVDFLRYRPVLSNEKLKREFGYVPQMTTEQVFRYYLQCRSNHS
- a CDS encoding Gfo/Idh/MocA family oxidoreductase; amino-acid sequence: MSQQLPTSSVSAKPPRRREFLRNAAGVGAALGGVTTLIAADSQQRLPIALIGAGGMGMNHLRQLARRSDVDIAWVCDVDNSRLQAAAALTRELSGHDVQVTSDMRRVLDDRKIEAVWIATPDHWHAPAAILALQAGKHVYVEKPCCHNLHEGQLLEQAVARSGKQLQVGTQSRSSDCVREAIRRVHHGEIGQVLVAKAWNSQRRGSIGRLQSADPPPDLDYDLWLGPAQPVPYRANLLHGTWRWWYDFGCGDIGNDGVHDIDVAVWGLGVSHFPSSVTCIGNKCFFDDDQQFPDTQYSVVEFQDAQAPRGTRQLIFEQRIWSPYVQEGYENGAAFYGTDGYVVIGHNVGWKLYGPRNELRAQREGRPELSDHYDNFLQAIRDDSTTCNADIAAGRLSAGIVHLSNIAARIGRVIRYDPLQHTIVDDPPASGLMHREYRSGHWASPRSV
- a CDS encoding thiamine pyrophosphate-binding protein, translating into MERMLGGDAVARMLATEGVRHVFGIIDGTYFGLYSSLGKHGIQLISPRHEACAVHMAAAYARTTGRLGVCMASNGPGVANVLPGIAVENGEGNRVLVLTSTRRSGIGYPDRGGSYQYFNQVGAIKAMSKWSGVVPSPDRILELMKRALRISYRGRPGVVHLDIPENILNGKQLIAPIPRPESYRRTSPIVPDPQLVRQAAELLAEAQMPMIHAGSGIVHALAAGELTRLAETLQAPVTTSWAARGAIAESSPLSIPMIYVALNNQVRNDADCVLTLGSRIGETDWWGKAPHWRQPSQQTHIQVDIDEEILGLNKPVDLAILGDARLFLTQLVDLLADRIGEKQLAARRQAIARYQQLQHQQRDKLDSLWKQSDAPLTAAHVARACQETFRDDAFYVIDGGNTAVWGNFYHQIRTPMTVLGTPKFGMLGAGVAQALGVKVAHPDRQVYCIIGDGAMGFNIQEIETAVRNRLSVIYLVCCDKQWGMVKMNQSFALRPIKTLIRKSLGPEETINADFDEIAFDRVAEAMGAHGERVSHTDQLRPAIERALASGRCTVVHVDVDPVRHMWAPSLLEFKKMHQEPSGR
- a CDS encoding bile acid:sodium symporter family protein; translated protein: MSIDDAQLQFDSGGLGLLNGVIALIMFGVALDMRPADFRRIAEAPLAPFVGLLAQFVLLPAMSFLLTFALQVSPSLALGMILVAACPGGNLSNFLTHLAGGTTVLSVTMTAVSTALAIVMTPLNLAFWGGLRGDTAAILQQVRLEPIDLLGTIAVILGLPLVAGMLCARALPELANRLHRPLKIFSILFFVCFVGFVFSRNFHLFWQWIGWIALAVAVQNALALGLGYFSGTAVGLPEQDRRALALEVGIQNSALGLSLIFTFFSGLGGMALIAGWWGIWHILTGLPLALFWSRRPANAIP
- a CDS encoding SDR family oxidoreductase, which encodes MSKYAGKIVLISGGAGGIGLAVAERFGRAGAHIALADINAADVDTHSKRLRQTGIDCRDFKTDVTCLEACQRLVSEVLQWHGSLDVLIHCAGITQVSSFLQTQLAVYRRVMEVNFFGAVTLTQAAIEPLLASRGHIVVLSSIAGFAPLLGRTGYCASKYAVHGFFETLRGELSDLGVRVTLVCPSFVETEFASRGLKGDGSRIDFARSTTGGVLSADYVAQSIYHACVRNRRQIVLSPLGKLSYFMTRFAPACYDHLMRRRFQSEMRRNQGG
- a CDS encoding efflux RND transporter periplasmic adaptor subunit, whose amino-acid sequence is MTAILLLKPANQAASRAERSVSARFRGVSRHVMMALCAVFVLLETLHNQGRVFAQEPVPIRATVVHREVVQEVQTFIGNVTPIRKALIGSGVEGRVAELMFEAGDAVIPTSSPTDPLTADSWQLGVPLARLQTDTVDIELAAARSELKSRQAMHAELQAALPTEIRQAEATQRAAQSRFELAKRQRERAESLMERGRVVSESELELARSAHQASHFELLAAEADLDRIQETQHARMARLEASILNQLEAIRLLEDRRRKHTVFAPFEGIVSARHAELGQWLMVGAPVAEVVQMNPIEVVITVPQNSLRDLQRSISRTSAAQGLSASSASTTLRPGLAAQVVVHEEDPAVQGEVIAVLPAADLLSRSFPVKIRARNPRTELGFQLLPGMLVKVQLAIGQRQQRLLADKDALVLNKDGQFVVRVDRSVQPHRAQLVPVKLGATVDHRVELIGDVSEEDWLVVDGNERLRNEQTVKVVNSDDLQTTPTLSESNPVSQPVATAEKPNSGAVTN
- a CDS encoding Gfo/Idh/MocA family oxidoreductase, whose protein sequence is MSQYSVAIIGHTGRGDYGHGLDTCWQQLPNFQVVAVADPVPEGLGKAVQRTGARRGYDDYRQMLERERPRIVAVAPRWADQHHAIALACAEHGCHMYMEKPFCQNLNQADEIIQACEMRHVKLAVAHISRYSPQLAVVKKLIAEGAIGDVLELHGRGKEDARGGGEDFWVLGSHVLDSMHAIAGAPIRCHATLWDDDQLVTARSVHEGNEGLGPLAGTQLVAMYEFAGTVLGFWSSRKNAGGSPSRFGLRIVGTKGVIQIASGYGVPAYLLEDPTWSTANSQAHWRTISSSGLDQPETLTSTGYDGAHPVVIEDLVQAIQEDRQPKCSMYEARNTIQMIMAAFESHRQGGAVDLPLQVAGNPLLDW